A region from the Acanthopagrus latus isolate v.2019 chromosome 8, fAcaLat1.1, whole genome shotgun sequence genome encodes:
- the gcnt3 gene encoding beta-1,3-galactosyl-O-glycosyl-glycoprotein beta-1,6-N-acetylglucosaminyltransferase 3: protein MSPVRSLRCLPLILMGMFLFFLVWDSASNRQAVSDHRIPEQLSVDLPGCSAIISGDTEGMSGELEVLLSSRTRKAILSEDSYLNVTKDCAAYVENRGFFTVPLSEEEIDFPIAYSMVIHEKIEMFERLLRAIYTPQNIYCVHVDQKASKEFQASVGAIVSCFPNVFVASKLETVIYASWSRVQADLNCMEDLLRSPVRWKYLLNTCGTDFPIKTNREMVQTLKTLNGRNSLETEVTSDYKKNRWLYHHNVTSSVIGTNVRKSPPPISSPMFSGSAYFVVSRAFVEHVMRDGEVQKFLEWEKDTYSPDEHLWATLQRMPTVPGSVPANSKYDTTDMHALARVVNWAYLAGDVRKGAPYSPCTGQYRRAVCVYGAGDLPWVLGQQQLFANKFDPEVDDVAIRCLEAVLHFKALSQQSLLTSQYSGVLQSF, encoded by the coding sequence ATGTCTCCTGTAAGGTCGCTGAGGTGcctccctctcatcctcatgggtatgttcctttttttcctaGTCTGGGACTCCGCTTCTAACAGGCAGGCGGTGTCTGATCACAGGATACCAGAGCAGCTCTCTGTTGACTTGCCTGGCTGCTCGGCCATCATCAGTGGGGACACGGAGGGCATGAGCGGGGAATTAGAAGTGCTGCTGTCCTCCAGGACAAGAAAGGCCATTCTATCTGAGGACTCCTACCTCAATGTGACCAAAGACTGTGCGGCTTATGTGGAAAACAGAGGTTTCTTTACGGTTCCTCTCAGTGAAGAGGAGATAGACTTCCCCATCGCCTACTCCATGGTGATCCACGAGAAGATCGAGATGTTCGAGCGGCTCCTGCGAGCCATCTACACCCCTCAGAACATCTACTGTGTGCACGTGGACCAGAAGGCCTCAAAAGAATTTCAGGCGTCCGTGGGGGCAATTGTCTCCTGCTTTCCTAATGTGTTTGTGGCCAGTAAATTAGAAACAGTCATATACGCGTCATGGTCCCGGGTGCAGGCTGATCTAAACTGCATGGAAGACCTGCTGAGATCGCCTGTCCGGTGGAAGTACCTGCTGAACACCTGCGGGACCGACTTCCCCATCAAAACCAACAGGGAGATGGTCCAGACGCTGAAAACCCTGAACGGGAGGAACAGCCTGGAGACCGAAGTCACCAGCGACTACAAGAAGAACCGCTGGCTGTACCACCACAACGTCACCAGCAGCGTCATCGGGACAAACGTGAGAAAGAGCCCCCCACCCATCAGCAGCCCCATGTTCTCAGGTAGCGCCTACTTTGTGGTCTCGAGGGCCTTTGTGGAACACGTGATGCGGGACGGAGAGGTCCAGAAGTTTCTGGAGTGGGAGAAGGACACGTACAGCCCCGACGAGCACCTGTGggccaccctgcagaggatgcCCACTGTTCCCGGATCAGTTCCTGCGAACAGCAAGTACGACACCACGGACATGCACGCGCTCGCCCGTGTGGTGAACTGGGCCTATCTGGCGGGTGACGTGAGGAAAGGGGCCCCGTACAGTCCGTGCACCGGGCAGTACAGGAGGGCGGTGTGCGTGTACGGAGCCGGGGACCTCCCGTGGGTCCTGGGCCAACAGCAGCTCTTCGCAAATAAGTTCGATCCGGAGGTCGATGACGTCGCGATAAGATGTCTGGAGGCAGTGCtgcattttaaagctttaagCCAGCAATCACTGCTCACCAGTCAATACTCGGGCGTTCTGCAGAGCTTCTAA